GAGCGCGTCCACCACCTGTCCCAGGGCTGGCCGGTCGTAGTCGGCGGACGGGGCGTCGGCCAGCATCTCCAGCGTCATGTGCAGCAGCCCCGCACCATCCTCCGCGCCCGAGTACTGCGGGTCGATCGGATAGCCCGCCATCAGCGGCCCACAGGCCCGAGCCATCGCGAGGAACCCGTCATCGACTCCCGCACGAGGCAAGGCATAGACATGAAGCACCCCCACCCCACTGGGCCACGGACGCCCCCGAAAACGCGGCACGAACTTCTCCACCGACTGCCCCCTTCACCCCGGCGGGATGGCATTCGGCCACCACTCCGCCCGTCGTGGCCGTGCCCAACCTCCCACGCCCAGCCAATGGCCCCCGGGGACGTGGCCACACATTCGCGGTCTCCTTCTGCCTTTCCCCCCACACACCGCACGCCTACTGTCAGCCTCACCAGTACGCAGCGGAGGGACAATGAAGGACAGGAAGGCGCAAGTCGCGGCGCTTCTGGCGCTCGGCGCCCGCACGCAGCCGGCCCTACGCGGCTGGGTCCCGTTCGGCGACCTCCCATCTGAGTATCACCAGGCCCTGGGGGCCGCAGTCGACAAAAGGCTGGCGGAGTTCGCCGATCGGGATACCCGCGCCGAACTCTCGGCCCTCGCCGGCCACCCGGTCCCTGAGGCGGCCCGACTGACCACACAGGGCCACGACGCCGTCGCCTACATCAAGGCAAGCTCCGCACTCCCCTCCCCCGAGGAACCGTCGGACGAGGGCCTCAGGTTGATCCAGTTGCGCCCGTCGGAAATGGATGTCGTACGGGTGTATGTGAGCATCGCTCCGCAACTCCACGTGCCGCCCGCCGACGGCCTCGCCGAAAAGGTGCGCACCGCCGCCTTCGACAAGACCGCCAACCGATGGACGCTGCGGCTGACCTCGGAACAGGTCGAATCGGTCGCCTACGCCTTCTACCTGCACGCCTGCAGCGTGTCCGTAGGAGAAGCAAACCGCTTCGCCCGCACCTACAACATCAGCATGCGCGTGGACAGCACCACGGGGGAGATACGGCCAACACCGCTGTGAGACCCGGCAGCAGACCGCCATGATCGGTGAACTCCCGCCCAAAGCAGTCCCCCTGTAACGGCCGTTCGTACCCAGCCCAGGAACCGCCGATTCCTGCAACCGACTACCTGCGTCCTGCGGGGGCTGCCGACTCCGCGCCCAACCAGCCGGGCTACGTCCACCCGCGATCCCAGGGCTGCGGTTGGGACGATCCTTCGGTCGGCGCCTCCTTGCGGCGGGCACACGTGAACGCCCCGGCTGCGCCTCGTCCGGGTGGCTTCCGCCGTACCGGCGCGGCCCAGGCGGCTGCTCTGCAAGATAGATCCGCGCACCTCGCGACCGAATCGTAGGACGGATGACAGATGTCCACTGCGACAGACGGGCCTTTCCGTGCTTACATCACGAAGGCTGAATTCTCCGTCGACCTTCCCTGCGACGCCCTTCGGGAGGACCTGTGGGATCCGGTCCCGGAGGGCGCCCCTACTCGCTAGCGTAGAAGCGCGATGGAGGGAGATCAGGCTGATGGCGACGCTGGTAGTGGGGTTTCGGCTGGGCAATGACACGACCAGCCGGCAAGTTACGGTGCTGGTGACCGAGTCTGGTGTCCTGCACCGTGCCCAAGGTATCTACGGGAAGCTCCCGCGGTTGTCCCGACCGGAGCCCTCGGTTGCGCTCAGCCGAAACTCCTTATTCAAAGGCGAGAATCCTCTGGCCAGCCCCATTGCCGCCCTGCGCGAGCGCCACACCGACTACACGAAGAAGGGCTACTCCCGCGCCCTCATCCCACCGGCCGTCGTTCGCCTCGACCTGGAAGAGCTCCCGCCCTTTCCCGCGATCCCCCATCGTAAGCTGATGCAGGCTTTCATCGGGGCGGCCCCAAACACGCCGCAGCCGCTCGACGTCGCCATCAGGGACTTCCGCGCTGCCCTCGGCTTGCCCACACGGCCCGCGAACGTCTCATGGAAACCCCGTAGACAGCCGATCCCGCCGCGTGTCGAGGCGATGATGCGTACCCTCGCCCACGGCTCTCCCATCAGCTCCCCGCCACGTCGGCCGGTCGGCTGGACCGTCACGGGCGAGGGGGTAAGGCTGCACGTCGGAAGGACAGGCGAGACCCTCGACCGGCAAGCGGTGATCGAACTGCAGGCGGCACTCAGCGCGTGGCTGCGCTTTACAGGGAAGTCGGAGGCGGCTGCCGATTGAACGGCAGGCCGCTGCCTGGTCAAGACCGTCCAGGTGGGGCGAGCTGTCCGTACACCTGGAGACCAGCATTCTGACTTCGACTCCCGCACCCGCGGTTACACAAAGCTCAAGGACCTCCTGGCCACCACCCTGTTCGAGGTGGACCGCAGGACTCCCGGCGGCGGAAAGACGACCGTCATCTACGCCCGCGACAAACGCAACACCAGCGACGGCCCCCTCCCAGGGCTGATGCCGGCACTGCGGCAAGCCGGTCACCGGGCTCATCGCGAACCAGGGGCTCCAGAACCGCTTGGGCCACGGATCGTCCAGTTGTCCTGCGCGTACCTGGCCCACCTGCGAGCACTGCTCGCGCTCACGCGAGGTCACCGACCCAACAGGAGGAAGGTCGACGACGGATGAAGTGCCCCGGCCCGATGGCACCACTCACGCCATCCACGAGTCCCAGACCCTGGCCCCTGAACACGTCCCCCAGCCCGGGCTGCCTCGTACGGGTGGATTCCCTCCCCGCAGTCACAGCCCAGGCGGTTGCCCTGCAAGATTGATCCGCGACCTCGCACCCGAATCGTAGGACGGACGACAGATGGCCACTGCGGCAGACGGGCCTTTCGCTGCTTACACCGCGGCAGCCGAACACTTCACCGACCTTCCCTTCGGCGGGCTCGATGAATACCTGCGTCCGTTCGACGCCGGGCTGCTGATGGCGGCCGGCCGGATGCTGGCCGTCTGCGCCTACCGCGACGCCGCCCACTACACGGACCGCCCCTTCGCCCGGGGCGAGAAGGACGCCGCCGCCACGGTGCTGAACCTGCTGCCCCCCGCGTGCGACGACCAGGGCCACGCCTTCCGCCGGGAGGTGGCGCGCGCCTTCGGGGACCTGGCCGAGGACCTCGCGGCCGGGCGTGCGCCGCTGCCGCGCTGCCAGGCCGAGACCTGGGCCCTGAAGACCATGCTGGACGCGGCGCCCCGGGTGTGTGCCGCCGACGACGAGGAACTGACCGCGCTCGGCGTCCCCGTTCCCCCGGGCACGGACGGGAACTCCTACTGGCAACCCTGCTTCGATGACGAACCCTGGGCGTTCGTCATCGAGGACGCGAAATACACGATCGCCGAGGCTCAGCCATCCGCTTCTGCCCAGGAGACGGTGGCAGGAGCCGAGGGACCTGGGCCGGTTCCGGAGCCGGAAGACGGCTGGGACGCCCCCGCGTACTGGTTCTCCCCCTACGCCATCACCCGCCCCCGGGACCCTGGGCGGGGCCACCCGGACTGGGCCGACCCCGCCGGCCGCAGCTCGCTGCCGCTGGGGTGGCCGAGTGTCGAGCGGGCCGTTGGCCTGCTCGGCTTGGGCGACGACTTCGACCCCTGGCAAGCGGCACAGAGCGACGTACTGCGCCCCCGGGTGGCGATGGTCGCGGACATCCTCACCCCGCTGGCGGCCAGGCTGCTGACGGTGGCCGCCGACAGTGTCGCCGACAGCGGCCGGCACGACCTGCTCGCCCACGGCGACCGGGTCTTCGCCCGCCCCGACGACGAGGACGCGGTGTGGGAGTTGGAGGACTCCTTCCTGTACCGGCTCCCGCCGCTGTGCGACGGCCAGTCCGCCGCCTGGCGCCTGGCCATGGTCCGCGCGGTGGAGAACCTGGCCGATGACCTGCGCGGCGGACGGGCCCCGCTGCCCACCTGCACCGCCGAGGAACTCGCCTTCCACCTGATCCTCGCCGAAGCCGAAATGGTCCTGGACCAGCTCGACGACGCCGAGTACGCCCACGACGTGGGCCTGCCGACCGGCGACCGGTTCACCGCCCGTCACCGCACCCTCGACCTATGGAGGGAAGCCTTTCTCCAGGATGAAGACGTCCTGCTCCACTACGACGAGGCCCTCGCCCGCGTCGCCGCCGACCCCGACCACCCGGTAAGCCTGCAGGCAGGCACCGGGGACCTGCGCCCCCGCGCCTGGTTCGCGCCCTTCGGCAACATCCGCCCCCGCACCCCACAACCCCTCAGCGATCAGGACCGCGCGATCCTCGCTGGCGCGGACCCCGACGCCTTCTTCGACAGCACCCCCGCACTCACCCAGTTGCACACCGAGCCCGTCGAGCCCGATACGGCCACCGTCCTGCCTGGACAACTCCGGGAAGAGTTCGAGCACTTCACCGGCCTCGCGCAGCGCCGGTTCTTCGACGAGTCCTGTGCCATCGCGATGGCCGTAAGCCTGGAGCGTCTGCTCGCCCGCCTCTTCGACAGCGACGTCGTGGTGCCCTCCCGTATCTGGCCGCTCAACCCCCGCGCCAGCGCCGTCCAAGCCGGACTGCTCCTGGTCGACCACGACTTCTGCCTCCAGGGCTACACCCGTACCTGGCGCCTGCACGCCGACCTCACCGCCCGCGAGGCACGCCAGTGGACCGTCGCCCTCCTCGAAGACTGCGCCAAGTACATCGTCGCGAACCACGGGCACACCGCCATGGACATCCTCCAAGGCAACCCGCCCGCCCCGCCACTCGATGACGACCTCCTCGACGAGCTGCTCGCGCGTCTGCGCGCACTCGCACGCGACCTCACCACCGCCGGCCTGCTGCGCCACCGCACCCACCACCTCGGCATCAGCAGCACCCAACTCGCCGAGGAAGCCATCCTCCCCCACACCCTCATCACCGCCTGGCTCGACGGCGCACCCCCCACACCCACCCAGCTCCTGCGCTGCGCCCCCGCCCTGCAACTGTCCGAAGACGTCCTCCTCGCCACACTCGAAGGCAAACGGGACACCGCCTACTGGCCCCTGCCCGTTCCACCACCGGACCACCAAGGCCGCCCCGAATGATCAGACCCGCAGGGATCCGCCGGATTCCCGTACCTCCACCGCCACAACCCGCCCCGCGACGCACAAACGCTGTGGAAGGCCAGGGCGGTATCACGCCGCCGCGTAGCTGAGCCGGAACAGGTCCTGGGCACGTCCCAGGTCCCGCTCCGTGCGCAGTTGTACCTCCAGATCGCCCGTGCCGTGGTGGCCGAGACCCGTCACATCCCGGGTGAACCCAGGGACGATGTCCACCTTCGCCGGGTCCGCCTTCAGGTAGACCAGCAGTTTGGTCTGCTGGGGCGGCACCACGCAGGCGAAGTTCCGCAGCCGCCGGTAGGCCGCGTACTGCTTGCGCTGCACGCGACTGACGCCGTCCCCAAGGCCGAGAAGCGTCTCCCCGAGGCCCTCAGCCAACTCCTCCATGGCCCCGACCTTGCGCTGGGGCGCCTGCGGCGTACCCGCGCGCCGGCGGCTGCGCCTGCCCGCCTCCGTCTTCCCCGTGACGGAGGCGACGGTCTCAAGTCCGACGTGGTCATCGCCGAAATACCGGTAGCGGACCAGGTCGATACTGCGCCGGTGCTCGCGCACCGCGTGCACGTCGTACCGGGTGAAGTCCCCGGCGACGCAGATCAGCCTGGGCGCGCTCCACAGGACCTGGGCCGCGGCTGGTGCCCCGAGCCGGTCGCGGACCAGAGCGTGGAAGACGCTCCGGTGCCGGGTGAGCCAGGCCAGGTAGTAGAGGCCCTGGTGGATCACGCCGGCATTCGTGCCGCGTTTGTACTCAATGACGACCGGCGCCCCATTTTCGTCGATTCCCAGCGAATCAATGCGTCCGCCGTCGACACAGTCGATGACGTACTCGCTCGCCAGGAACGTGACACCCAGCATCGTCTCCATGTGCGCCTCGATGAGGCCCTGCACGTCCGCCTCGGCCTCCGCGAGACGCGGCGCAACCTCGACCACACCGCCGCCTGCCGTATTGAACAGCTTCAGGTCCGACACCATCCCCTCCATGTTTGGAAGATCGACAACGCCGGAGAAGGCAGGAGTATTTCCGAGAGCATCCCCGGACAGCGAGGGGCGGGATGCACGCCGTACCCCGAACTCGCACGCGGCCAGTCCCAGAAACGGGGCTGATCCCACATACATCCCACAAAATCCATGACGACACGTCAGACCTTTAGAAACATGCAGGTCAAGAGGCATTCGAAGCGAATTCACCAGGCGCCTTCTAAGCGCTTGGCCGCAGGTTCGAGTCCTGCCGGGGGCGCAAATACTCGTTGACCAGCGGAAACGCTGGTCAATTCCAAGTCCGGCCCGATGCGCACCGCGTCCAGGCCAAGCGCCTTTCCGCCGGCCGCGATGGCGGGGGGCGACACGGAACCGAGTAGCGCACCGCCGCCGGCAGCCTGGCAGCACCGCCGGGGACCACTCAGCGCCACCTGCGCGTGACGACACGGGACCGACACCACGGACGCCTCGCCAAGAGGCCGTCCGCGGCCGGTCCGACCTCCGGGGTGCCGCGTCGGATCGGCGGCTGGGCATCGTGCCCGTGGCTCCTTCGGAGAGGGGCGCTTGACCAACGGCAAGGGGTGCAGTCAGCGGACGGGGCCGACGCCCATGCGGCCGAAGCATGGCGGCGCCCACCACCCGACGACACGGCAGAAACGATTCGCCAGGCGCCTGACCGCTACCGACATCGCACTGATCACTCCTCTGTACGGCTGCGCGACGGCGGGACGGCGCGACAGTTCGGCTGTTCGACATCGCCGCCCGATCCGGGCAACGTGACGAACAGACGCAGCCGACCGATGCCAGACAGGCTCGCCGCCGCGGTCGGCGATACAGCGCAGCGGCGACACCCGTGTGGCCGAGCAGGCGGTCAAAGGCGCTCGACGTCCGCACCCCGGCAGCGGTTGCACGCATCGAACACATAGTCGGCGGCGCTCTCGACCAGCGCGTAGTCGAAGGCGTCGTGGTCTGTGGCGATGACCACCGCGTCCGCCGCCGCCAGCCGCTCCTCGGTGAGCTCGACGCACAGGATGTCCACGGGCAGCCGGGACGCCTCGACATGCGGCTCCACCGCCAGGACATGGGCGCCCAGCTGCCGCAGCCCGTCGGCGACGGCGACGGACGGCGACTCCCTGATGTCCCCGGTGTTCCTCTTGTACGCGAGCCCGAGCACCAGCACCTTGCTTCCGTTGACCGGCTTGCGGCGCGCGTTCAGCCCCCTCGCGACCCGCAGCACCACATGGTCGGGCATATGGCTGTTGATGTCGTTCGCCAGCGACACGAAGCGGAAGTCGCGCCGCAGCGCCTGCTTGACCTGCCAGGAGAGATAGGAGGGGTCGATCGGCAGGCAGTGTCCGCCGACCCCGGGTCCCGGCAGGAAGCGCATGAATCCGAAGGGCTTCGTCGACGCGGCGTCGATGACTTCCCAGATGTCGATACCGAGCGGCTTGCAGAACATCGCCAGCTCGTTGACGAGCGCGATGTTCACATGCCGGAAAGTGTTCTCCAGCAACTTGGTGAGTTCGGC
This DNA window, taken from Streptomyces sp. SCSIO 30461, encodes the following:
- a CDS encoding DUF5655 domain-containing protein; its protein translation is MSDLKLFNTAGGGVVEVAPRLAEAEADVQGLIEAHMETMLGVTFLASEYVIDCVDGGRIDSLGIDENGAPVVIEYKRGTNAGVIHQGLYYLAWLTRHRSVFHALVRDRLGAPAAAQVLWSAPRLICVAGDFTRYDVHAVREHRRSIDLVRYRYFGDDHVGLETVASVTGKTEAGRRSRRRAGTPQAPQRKVGAMEELAEGLGETLLGLGDGVSRVQRKQYAAYRRLRNFACVVPPQQTKLLVYLKADPAKVDIVPGFTRDVTGLGHHGTGDLEVQLRTERDLGRAQDLFRLSYAAA
- a CDS encoding DUF6417 family protein; the protein is MKDRKAQVAALLALGARTQPALRGWVPFGDLPSEYHQALGAAVDKRLAEFADRDTRAELSALAGHPVPEAARLTTQGHDAVAYIKASSALPSPEEPSDEGLRLIQLRPSEMDVVRVYVSIAPQLHVPPADGLAEKVRTAAFDKTANRWTLRLTSEQVESVAYAFYLHACSVSVGEANRFARTYNISMRVDSTTGEIRPTPL
- a CDS encoding nucleotide sugar dehydrogenase; the protein is MSSSTEVPVKRVVVVGQGYVGLPLAVRVAEAGHRVVGVDVDELRVKRLSSGESFAEDVTSDRLLRALNSGRYSLSTDYADAADFDVCIITVPTPLKDGAPDLSYVESAVQGIGEYLKPGATVILESTTYPCTTEHVVLPILEACSGLRAGDDFHLGYSPERIDPGNRTWRLENTPKVISGVNEESLRHVAEFYDCVVERTVAVSSPRTAELTKLLENTFRHVNIALVNELAMFCKPLGIDIWEVIDAASTKPFGFMRFLPGPGVGGHCLPIDPSYLSWQVKQALRRDFRFVSLANDINSHMPDHVVLRVARGLNARRKPVNGSKVLVLGLAYKRNTGDIRESPSVAVADGLRQLGAHVLAVEPHVEASRLPVDILCVELTEERLAAADAVVIATDHDAFDYALVESAADYVFDACNRCRGADVERL